Part of the Azospirillum formosense genome is shown below.
TGGCGTTCTATGAGCGGCTGGGCTATGCCACCGGTCCCGTTACCGTGATGCAGAAATGGCTGAAGACCGATTCTCCCTGACACCGCCGCCCCGGACGTCCCTGCCGCAGTCCCGGATCGCGGCGCCGGTGCCGCCGGGCTGCCTGTCCGTCATCGTCACCTATCTGGAGATGACGGCACCGCCGGCCCATTCGCCCCTGCCCCGCCCGGCGGGTGACGTGGCGCTGGTGCGGGCCAACCCGCCAACCGCTTCCTACTACCGCTATCTCTACGACACGGTCGGCGAGCCCTGGCTGTGGCACGAGCGGCGGCGCATGCCGATGCCGGAACTGGGACGCATCGTCACCGACCCGCGGATCGAAATCTGGGTCCTCTACGTGAACGGCACGCCCGCCGGCTACGCCGAGATCGACCGGCGGGAGGAGGACACCGATCTGGCCTATTTCGGGCTGATCCCCGATTTCATCGGCCTGAAGCTCGGCCCCTGGCTGCTCGACACGGCGATCCGGCTGGCCTGGCAGGGCGGGACGACGCGGCTTCTGGTCAACACCTGCACCTTCGACCATCCGAAGGCGCTGCCGCTCTACCAGTCGATGGGGTTCGTGCCGATCCGGCATGTGACCCGCGAGATCCGTGATCCGCGCCTCCTCGGCTGGTTGCCGCGGACCTCGGCCCCGCACATTCCGATCAACGAGTGACGGGCCGACCCGGCCCGCTCGCCCGAGTTCGCTCCACGCCGCTCCGAACGCCAGGACACCGACGCCATGACGAAGGGCATTCTGTTCGCGTTCCTGGCCTTCGCCTTCTTCGCCTGGGGCGATGCGCTGGTGAAGGCGATCGGGCATGGGCTGGACCCCTTCGAGGTCACCTTCTTCGCATACATTCTGCCGTTGCTGCTCTCCCCGGTCTTCATGACCCG
Proteins encoded:
- a CDS encoding GNAT family N-acetyltransferase; the protein is MAEDRFSLTPPPRTSLPQSRIAAPVPPGCLSVIVTYLEMTAPPAHSPLPRPAGDVALVRANPPTASYYRYLYDTVGEPWLWHERRRMPMPELGRIVTDPRIEIWVLYVNGTPAGYAEIDRREEDTDLAYFGLIPDFIGLKLGPWLLDTAIRLAWQGGTTRLLVNTCTFDHPKALPLYQSMGFVPIRHVTREIRDPRLLGWLPRTSAPHIPINE